AGTTGTGGAGTTTTTGGCAACGAAAGGGGGACTTTTGGCACCCATGAAAGAGTTAAAGCTATTGACAATGGGGAAAGCAACTTCTTTCTTTGCCTCTAAATAAGGTCAGAAACTACTTTAAAATTTGTGAGGGACAAGAAGAGACTGGAATTTCCTTTTCACCAAAAATAATATCCAAGAACAATTGATATACCACATTAACTAGATGCTGCTGCTATAATATTCCGTAATGATGTTTTGCTGTCATTTAGGTAGTCCTTAAGCTACAATATTAGCACCTATTAAAGATAAATGGGGCTCTCCAAGGTTCAGTCACAGTTTTGAGCTGTCTGCTTGCACACTAAGGAAGACAACCAGGTATTTAAAATTGGAAGCTATCTCTACTCATGATACCTAGATATTTTTAAACTAAGTTTAAATGTGCTGCCTAAATCTGCAGCAGCAGAAGATTGTATAGCAATTCCACAGTCTTGAACGCACAGGGCCCTGAATATAGCAATGTTCAGTTAAAAAAATCTGAACTACAATTAACAGTATCTTTGTAAAGACTAAACAATTGAACATCTAACAGCAAGATAGTCCTATGGTTCAGCCCTGGCTGCAGTTAGACTAATCTGGTACATACCCTTATATTCAACTCTGATAGTCACCCAAGAATAGAAAAACATTCCCTACAAAGGACTCAAACTAAAGATTCATAGGGAACTCAAGTTACGAATGTCCATTTTATATTGGGTCACTTCTCCCCCATCCATGTCTTGAGAATCTTCCTTGCTACCAGCATCTGAGGTAGCACTGAGACAAGTACCTTAGTTACTAAGCCCTTAGAAGGGGAGAGTGGCAAGAAAGGACACACTGGCATCTGTACTAATATGCATTTGAACAGAACTGTATTGGGAGGACAGTTTTTACAATACCACAAAAAATGAAGTACTTGGCAACAGAAAATCCAGGGATGACATTGATCAAATAAAGCATTCTCTCCACATGTCCCCTTCCTAACTACATCCCCTTCTATGCATGGAAAACTTTGACTAATCCTATTGTCAAAGTGATGGGTCCAGAAGCTATAATTAAGAAGTTTTAGTGTCCCCTAGGATTTCCAAGTTCCTTCCTTTGATAAATAGCAGCGAAGAATAAGGGAAAGAAATTGGTCATTTACAAGTACCACCAGGGTAAATAAATGTAACTGAAATTATCACAATGTTCTTAAACTACATAACAGAAAAGACAATAACTTGACATTTTAACACAAATGGCAAAATTGCCATAGTTTTCTGTTTCTAGCTATTACCTAACAAACCAGTTGAGCAGTAGCAGCTTTTTAattgttaaaaaataaataaatatcaagGAAAATCCCCAAAAATGTGTTTCCTTTGGCATCTCTGAAAATGACTTACACTACTGCAAGAAAATCCAAGAACGATCACTGAATAAACCTTAGAATGAAGTACAGAAAGACTATAGCAACCGTTTTTAGTATTGCACTGATATGAGTTAAAAATGTACTGTCTGTGTCCTGCAAGTATTTTTAAAGTATGAGCACATTAGAATACTGCAGGGGAGCAATCTTGCATTAGTTAGGTCTTTTCCATCTATTTTCTAATTCTGTTCCCCCTACTACTTTGCTCCAGAAATTTAAGTTTAATAATATTCTCTGTTGCTTCCAGTATAATGTACAAATGTGATCTTCTCTGAAGTATTACTATTACAGCTCATTTTATAGTTCGAGCAAAATGAATGTATAtcctccccccccgcacacacacacgcacacttatTGGACTATTGcttaaggaagaagccttttatgATACACTATCATCCACAATTTCCAGTCTCTACTCTtaatttcttttctattttaGTTGAAAGTTTTGTGTCTGATGTATTTTCTGAAGTATACAAGAAGACATTACAACTTTCTTTAGATGGATGTACTAATATCTTGAAGTTACAAACTAATGATTTTCAAGCTTTTAAACTCAAGATGAAATGTAATTTTAATATGAATAGAAAGACTGACTATGTACAAAGGTAATTTCAGTTCTCGTTTATCAGAAACATCAATCCAAAAGAAAGTTAAACCGAGAACACACTTCTACTTCTATGTGCATTTgaactatgtacaataaaaacaccaACACAGCCTCCATGTATTAACTAGGGAAAAATGCAAACAAGAGTGATTTTTAAAGTACCTGGTAAGCAATCGATATACTGATGctcaaaataaaattagaaagctgttgcaaaaaaagctgaTTGCATCATAGCAAGTActcaaagtaaaaaaaataaaattcaatagttttttttaattctcaatATACTAGAGAATCAGTTGTTCTTCCCCCAAATCCAGTGAATTCATACTATCCAAATTTATTGAAGGAGTTCTGACTTATGTAACAAACAAAAGCCGCTCCACTTTTTTGTGCTATGTCCAAACATACCAAATCTTTATATGATTGTGTAGCAAGTATGATGGTTAAACACATTTACTGATTATTCAAAATATACCATTTAAACTGGCAACTAAGTACTGTTAATGGCACCCAGACCCACAGATTATGGAAAGAAATCCAGAACGATATTGTAAGTGTGTGTTGTTGGGGAGGGCAGATTTCCCAGTCACTTGGCTAAGAAGAAAGAGGTTCTGAACaggtcaccattttgaactttGGGTAAATCTTGAAACACTTTCAGGAAAAAGGGTCATTCAAGTATTTAAATGGTGCACTCTTCAGCTACCCTATCTAAAATGTCTAGTAAAGTACAAGCATGCAAATATAGGTCAATCTACAGGCACATAGGATCCATGTTAAAAACAGTAAGATAGCTATCATGAGTGACACCAACAATTTTTGATGACTCTGACACTCAAAAATGTTGTCTGAATAATTAAATCAAAATCCTGAAGCAAATTCCTGCTAGTCTTGGTCACACTGCTAAACACTAAAGTAGGCATGTTTTCCCCCCGTTGTTTTAGCTGAGCTCAAAGAATTTTTACAATATTTAGTAAGAAAAAATTAAAGTATTTCCCCTTTTAAATTTACACAGACGTTTAATTAGCTTTATTTACAGAGCAGTTTTTCAGTCTCCAATAGTGCCTAGATAGCATCATCAGGCTAGAGTGCCAGTTTTAAAAGAGAATCTATATAGAATCCTAAAAATAACAGATGGTGATGTTCCTCAGAAAGGGCAAGCTGGACTACACAGAAGCAGCTCTTTACATGGCTCAGTTACTCAGAAGTAGTTCTGTTGCAGTCTCTACATCCCATGATTTTGAAGACAAGGCCACTATTACTGCATTCTGTGAAGACAAAATAAAAAGTGAGATTTTTCAGGGTGTGAAATTGCTTTTCACATCAACCCAGCTGTTGCACTGAAGGTCAGTCTGGGACTTCATACATTTATCAAGGTCTGTATTTGTTAAATTATCAGTTATTTCAGTCGTAACTGAGATTTTCCAGcattaaaagtttttaaaaagtattcaTTTAATTATAAAATGAAAAGTACTGTGTTATTGTACTTTATTAGTACGTAAAACATGGTATGTTAAGTATCCAGTTGTCACTAAGAAGAAAAGCAGCCATTAAAATAGTGATTAGATGTACCTATGGCTATGAAAGTAGCACAAATCTTTTTTTGAACTGAAGCTCATATTTCATATATAGCTGCCCATCTCCTAACTTGTGTAAAAAAGAAAGTACACATATATACATACACTTACCCTATCAAAGCCCATAGCACAAAGGTTTTCTATCTTTTTGGTGTATTCTGGACTAGAAACTGGTGCTCCAGCATACACATGTGCCCAAAGTCGAGCGGTCTGTTTGAACATTTCTGGGTTTTGTTTGTACtatacaaaaagagaaaaaagtgaaTCCGTGTAACTATTCAGCAAAGTCAATTGAAAGACCAGTTGACTCAGGCAAATTCCATTCTATAATTCCTTCTACATATGGTATCGTCAAATCTAGTAATAAGTGGTATTTCCAAAGTGAAATTTGGAGTTTTTTTTGTTAGTTGTTGAGGATTCAAACTTACACAAATATTAGTTAGAAGCATCAATTAATAATGAGTTTGCATTTAATATTTTGGTAAGATAGTTTATATATTTTACATGTACAATGAAATAATGTTCAATTAGGGTACGCTTAGACAGCGGCACTATTTCAagatgctatttcaggatagtggACGTGTTTTTCACGTCTTAACagcagcatgcccattatttgaAATGCAACCAAAATAATGGGTTTACTATTCCAacgtcccagtaaacctcgttccacaagaatTAAGGAATTTGTCAGAACTGTCCATCTcaaataagctcaaaataagctatgcaatttgcatagctcaaattgtgtagcttatttcgagctagcactgctgggtagatgcacccttattaaCGTAAGAGTAACTACACTGATGTTTGTCCAGATATGCAATATGCATAACCAGTGTAGCGGACAGCAGAAATTAACTGTTGTAATGTTCACTGAATTGCACAtgcattattttaatatttcttaCAGTGTTTccgcaaattattttaaaaaaaaagatgggtaTGGTTTTTAAGAACCTTCATGACCAAGAAAGGGTCTTAGTGTCTCAGTGAGGGTTGCCATCTTACTACTAGACTTTATCCTGGGAATTGGGTATATTGATATCATGTGTGACAAAAGGAGCTGGGAAATGGCTGGTCACATGGAAATAACTGAAGACCTACCACTGATTTGAAGGTATGTTTACTTACTAGAAAAACTGTATGAAGATAATAGTAGTATTTCACATTAATTGTCAAAAACCCAATCTTCTAATAAAGTAATAGAACTTTACCTTAAATCAACAGTGAAAGTTTCCAGCCTGTAGAAGCAGAGGTGTGCTTCATTTCTCACAAATTACATTTTCAGATCAATAAAATATGAACTTCCTGTTTAAATAGTTCTTATatttaatgggatttttttaaattagagatATACCTATTTTACAGCAAGTTTAATaatcattgttttgaaataatctcACATCAATTATACCTTCTTACAAGTGTACATTTTATAGGGTCCTAAATTATGTGACCAGAACTGACCAGTGTGACAATGCTTGGAAAACATTGTCCACATATGGTCCAATGATATGGAGAGGTGCACATCCAGGGCACTGAAATGTACACTGAAGGACACTGAAATGTACAGTTGATTATTGTTCTAACCATCTTTTTTTATACAAGGtaacaaacattttaaatctaccacacttttattttttattttatatgtacCGTAGTAGTACACAGGACAGTGGCTCTCAATTTTTCCAGATTAATGTGCCCCCTTCAGGAGTCTGGTTTGTCTTACATAACCCCAAGTTTCACCTAACTTTTAATAAAAACTTGCTCACAAAACCAGACCTAAAAAATACAAAACCTCCTACCATTAAAAGCAATCTACTGCATGGAGTGCTCAATAAATAGCACTGTGTTGTCTCAACTGAAGGAAACTTTAAACAAATGTTCACAAAATGTTAGTTATATTAAAAAATACTTAACTATTAATAGCATGCTAGAGTATTGGCCTGTTTGTCCCCTAACATCCAAAAATAAATCCATGAAGGTTTCTTTtcaatgatattttaaaatacatatttcacAACACTGTTAgttcatttgttttctttctagGCATCATTTTAAGaaaaggaaagattgaaaaaatgaaaaattttcaAGTCTAGTTTTAGTGCTCCAGAAATGTGTACAAGTGCCAGAATTTACTGGTAAATATCTGGTCCCTGACTGAATGACAGAGAAGCTCAGCAGGGGTTATTTTCATACCCTTCTTCATTGTTCCCTCTAAGAAAGGGGTGGGCAAAGAGCCCTCCACAGGCTGAATACCGTCCGCTAAGCcagtggatccagcccatggctgcCCTGTTGCTTCCCCACCAGCCCGCAGCCACCCAATTGCCACTCCCCAGTCAATcagtgcttgggggcagggagcacacaGCAGCTAGACAcacatgccagctgttttaaaacagccatcaTTTAACTCTAGCTGCTGTGTACCTTTAGCAGGGATGGTGGGGAGCTTTatgcactccctgcccccaggccaatcaggacctgggggtggggagcacaccAAGTCTCTTGcatcctgtccccaccctgccaggagcccaAAGGAGCTAGAGACACataccagctgttttaaaacagcctgtGTGTGTCTCTTGCTGCTGTATGCTCCCCCGCCATCAGGCCAtgattggcttgggggggggggggggggaaacagccATGCGCTGTATCCACCAGCTTGGCAGGCCGCATCCAACCCGCACAGGGCTCCTTGCCCACCCCGGGCTAGAGAAACATGGCGACTATTAAAAACAGCCAGCATGACTCTCTAGCCGCCGCACGCTCTctcaaattattgcccatctctgctctAAGATTTTTCAACCATGAGTGGAGGtggttttggcttgtgcaccaatattgaggtcatgtgcacttgattggatgtgtgccaccatggcacccaatttattaacacataCATATGTTCCCAGCTGTCGGAACAGaacactccctccccctcttcccgccaTGTCCCAttcctggctgctggagcagacacCCACCCAATCCTCCTGTATGTGGGCCCAGCCACCAGAAAGGCCTCAacccgccccccctccctgccacttgGCAGCCCTGGCCAACCAAGCAGGCGCCCCATGTCCGTGGCAGGTACCAACCCCCCAACTCAGTGGCGCCATCTTAGCCAGCCTCACCCATCAGAGCAGCTGCCCGCCATGCAAGTACTGCTTCtcagctctccagaggaggtgggcagtggAAGAATTTGTGCGCGCAGGTGCACACCTTAACCGAAACTATGCTCTGCATCTAGATCCCTAGATTCCTGCATTATACTTATATTAGCTCAGCTACTAAGTTCTAAAACTGGACTTGGTTATGGACATTTCTTGGCTTTAAATCCAGTCATGTGCAGGAGTTGTAGCTGGGATGTCTATTACATGGAAACATGGTATTTTAACATATGAATTTAAAATGCTTATGATAATACATGCAGTGTAATTGTAGCCAagtcagtcccaggatatgagacacACAAGGTAAGTGagtaaatatcttttattggaccaacttctgttggagagagagaggtAAGCTATCAAGTCATACAGCTctccttcaggtctgggaaaagtACTCCTAACCTCACTGCTAACCACAAAGTGTACATATTGTTTAGTAAAGGTAATTCTCAGGGACCATTCCAGATTGAGTGACCGATGAACACCTGATatagtcctcatcctcaaaggaaatctgTGCAACATTTTCAGAACATGAGCATTCAGTTTTTAGTATCTTCAGTGGTTTgcttcacatttttaaaattgcattttaaaagtaaaaaatattCAAGCTAACGAAATCTTGTATTGAGTTCTCACAATGCACCTTTGTCACTAAGTTCACAGGAATCTTCACCTTTTACCCCTTGACTCACACAATGTATGGAGCTTAGGCTCAACAAAAGTTAACTAAATAGTCACTTGTGAATTGACTGTATCTAGTTTTCAACAATTTTTTAAACGGCCACACAAATTCTAGTAAAACACAACACGCTATTTTAAAGTGAATGCTACTTTGTCTCTATATACTGAACCAGCCACTTTTACAAGCCAACTAGAAATATATACACATTAATTAGGTTATTAACTAAAACAGTTAATTTGAATCTGAAAACAAATACTTAAGATGCTTCATTCGTAACTCTTTAGACTATCCAGTTGAATTTTTTTAATCCCTCATTACTTTTCATtattctgtttactttttaaagactaaataagaaaaaacaaaagtgaaaccATTTCATTATAACCAGCATTATTTCCAAGATCTCAGTGCTGCACTATTTGGGTTGTAAAAATAGCAAAGTAGTAGTCTTTTTTAACAGTTTGCCATTTAGCCTTAAAATCTGTAAcagttactttctcaaaaaactAAATTTGGAATGAAATATGAATACACAAGGTCCAATTAAGAGGAAGATAATTAAATGTTTTTGGTTTACATAGTTTGGTGAACATCTTACCTGATTTGCCACTACTGCATCTTGTGGATCATCTGGTTCTGCGGCTGCCAGCAATGCTTGCAATGATAACAACACTGTCCTCAGAGTCATTGCTGCTGCCCTAAAATTGAAGTTTGAAAATGGCTTActgaaatctatttttttttcttgtgtgatGTACTCTATTCATACCATATGAAGGGACCCACAAGCATGAGTATCTTGAAGTGCAGCAGTTTACAACAGAATACTAGTAATATTCTTTTTAGAGCTCTTAATATATACTTCAACACTCTCCCTTCTCTATAATACTTTCTTGGAAAGCTGGAACATTTCCCGGTTTAGTAGTTTGTCCTTTTTCCAATTTCCAAAAGATTGTGTGCTTCTGATTAAGTAAAAGCCAACTAAAattttcctccttttcttccttgCCAACAGTGTCACCAGTGTCTATTGTCAGCATCACTCTAAGAATT
Above is a window of Pelodiscus sinensis isolate JC-2024 chromosome 5, ASM4963464v1, whole genome shotgun sequence DNA encoding:
- the UBE2K gene encoding ubiquitin-conjugating enzyme E2 K isoform X3, translating into MANIAVQRIKREFKEVLKSEETSKNQIKVDLVDENFTELRGEIAGPPDTPYEGGRYQLEIKIPETYPFNPPKVRFITKIWHPNISSVTGAICLDILKDQWAAAMTLRTVLLSLQALLAAAEPDDPQDAVVANQYKQNPEMFKQTARLWAHVYAGAPVSSPEYTKKIENLCAMGFDRNAVIVALSSKSWDVETATELLLSN
- the UBE2K gene encoding ubiquitin-conjugating enzyme E2 K isoform X1, yielding MILGAGAGLQGTSKNQIKVDLVDENFTELRGEIAGPPDTPYEGGRYQLEIKIPETYPFNPPKVRFITKIWHPNISSVTGAICLDILKDQWAAAMTLRTVLLSLQALLAAAEPDDPQDAVVANQYKQNPEMFKQTARLWAHVYAGAPVSSPEYTKKIENLCAMGFDRNAVIVALSSKSWDVETATELLLSN
- the UBE2K gene encoding ubiquitin-conjugating enzyme E2 K isoform X4, which encodes MTSKNQIKVDLVDENFTELRGEIAGPPDTPYEGGRYQLEIKIPETYPFNPPKVRFITKIWHPNISSVTGAICLDILKDQWAAAMTLRTVLLSLQALLAAAEPDDPQDAVVANQYKQNPEMFKQTARLWAHVYAGAPVSSPEYTKKIENLCAMGFDRNAVIVALSSKSWDVETATELLLSN